From a single Nymphaea colorata isolate Beijing-Zhang1983 chromosome 4, ASM883128v2, whole genome shotgun sequence genomic region:
- the LOC116252596 gene encoding disease resistance protein RPV1-like — MATGMLVMSYSAPATLTAKAAHDHHCYGRSRKVGTNIIVSMPENGGVVLSGNTQRRVRQLWRGSIHGPLRVRGLAGITFCLDSFVRKTTVAGPFQPAECSAGRLIIPIFFGVEPSHVRHQAGPFQPAFKSYHNDKKVDKAEVDKWRDAFKTVANISGYSLKDDATWHEAMLVEKVVHHLQRHLDSDHLFVADNPVGMDSRTKDMMKLLQIERNGVKIVGLVGTGGIGKTTIAKAVFNELCPKFGSTTFLSNIRESWKHALSKMQLMKQLMEEIMDDRVTQIHNLDAGQRLFRDRIPPKKVLIVLDDVDHLNQLVLIGDMLFRAVINNKTCTKQDMYEDIQWKVVAVTGGLPLALRVFGSYLSDKSDRDEWKDYLDKLQQTPDQDIQKCLQISYDGLYGVEKEIFLDIACIFIGHDQRRNDVIEGISLGRTGEECLSAGAFGQMTSLRALWLNKVNLEVDKIEVPNISPFLNLEKLPDAICQLTLLQTLHIKQFPRLESLPERLGNLKLLNTLELEELAITSIPSSIGQLIKLREMYLRKLDRLPSLPDSVSSLNSLQLFNVEGTDLKGIKIDGVDLMDIE; from the exons ATGGCCACTGGCATGCTTGTAATGAGCTATTCTGCACCAGCAACCCTAACAGCGAAAGCTGCCCATGATCACCACTGCTATGGCAGAAGCCGGAAAGTGGGGACGAATATTATTGTCTCCATGCCAGAGAATGGAGGTGTAGTACTCTCGGGAAATACTCAGAGACGGGTCAGGCAGCTGTGGAGGGGCTCTATCCATGGTCCTCTG AGAGTTAGGGGTTTGGCCGGAATCACATTTTGTCTTGATTCGTTTGTGCGCAAAAC aACGGTGGCTGGGCCTTTCCAACCTGCCGAGTGCTCGGCCGGGAGGCTGATCATTCCCATCTTCTTCGGCGTCGAGCCTTCTCATGTTCGTCACCAGGCTGGGCCTTTCCAACCTGCCTTTAAATCATACCACAATGACAAGAAAGTGGACAAAGCAGAAGTGGACAAGTGGAGAGATGCCTTCAAGACAGTAGCCAATATTTCAGGCTACAGCCTCAAGGATGACGCCACTTG GCATGAAGCAATGCTGGTGGAGAAAGTTGTCCACCACCTCCAGCGGCATCTAGACAGTGACCATCTGTTTGTGGCAGACAATCCGGTTGGAATGGACTCTCGCACCAAGGACATGATGAAGCTGCTgcaaattgaaagaaatggtgTAAAGATTGTTGGACTTGTGGGTACAGGCGGCATTGGGAAAACAACCATTGCCAAGGCTGTTTTCAACGAATTGTGCCCAAAATTTGGGTCAACCacctttctttcaaatattAGGGAGTCTTGGAAACATGCGTTGTCAAAGATGCAACTAATGAAGCAACTCATGGAAGAGATCATGGACGACAGAGTCACACAAATACACAACCTTGATGCTGGGCAGCGCCTGTTCAGAGATAGAATTCCTCCTAAAAAAGTTCTAATAGTATTGGATGACGTTGACCATCTGAATCAATTGGTTCTAATTG GAGATATGCTTTTCAGAGCAGTCATCAACAACAAGACATGTACGAAACAGGACATGTACGAGGACATACAATGGAAGGTTGTTGCAGTCACGGGTGGGTTGCCATTGGCCCTAAGAGTTTTTGGATCGTACCTCTCTGATAAGAGCGACCGGGATGAATGGAAAGATTATTTGGATAAGCTGCAACAGACCCCAGATCAAGACATCCAGAAATGTTTGCAAATAAGTTATGATGGACTGTATGGAGTTGAGAAAGAGATATTCTTGGACATCGCATGCATCTTCATTGGCCATGATCAA CGAAGGAACGATGTCATAGAAGGCATCAGTCTTGGCAGGACTGGGGAAGAATGTTTAAGTGCTGGAGCCTTTGGACAGATGACAAGCCTAAGAGCTCTTTGGCTCAATAAGGTGAACTTAGAAG TTGACAAAATTGAAGTACCTAATATCTCACCATTTCTGAATTTGGAGAAGTTGCCCGATGCCATTTGTCAATTAACTTTACTTCAAACTCTTCACATAAAACAATTCCCAAGACTTGAATCTCTACCAGAGCGGTTGGGGAACTTGAAGTTGTTGAATACGCTTGAACTTGAGGAGTTGGCAATCACAAGTATACCTTCTTCAATTGGACAGCTAATAAAGCTCCGTGAGATGTATTTGAGGAAGTTAGATAGGTTGCCGAGTTTGCCTGATTCAGTTAGTAGTTTGAATTCTTTGCAATTATTCAATGTTGAAGGCACCGACCTAAAAGGAATTAAGATAGACGGTGTGGATCTCATGGACATTGAATGA